TAAACACCTCCAGCGACGGGGACTCCACCGCCTCCCTTGGCGACCTGTTTGACACGTCCCTGTCCTTAGAGTTACAGAGTTCCCCAATATCGAGCCTAAGCCTCCTCTGCTGCAGATtcagcccattatttcttgtcctgccttctgtggccatggagaacacccagtccccctcctccttccaacAGCCCTGACTGTGTCTGCAGATCGTTGTCGGGTTCCCCCTCAGCCTGCTTTTCGTGGGACTAAACACgtccagtctttttaacctttcctcacagggcctttgatcagttttgttgctctcctctggactctctccacagACCCCCGAATAACCCCCCTTCTCAGCCCAGAGCCAACCCCCAAAAAcagacccccccaacccctcctcagCCCACACCCAACCCCGTACAGACGCCCAATTAACCCCCCTCCTCAGTGCAcacccaacccccccaccacgGGCCCCCAAATGGCCCACTCCCTCCGCCCCCAGTCAACCCCTGCTATAGTCCCCCAACCCATCTGCCCAACTCCCACCCACCTCTGCTTAAACCCCCTCCCACCGCCCCATCTAATCCCCAAATAACCCCCCAGCCACCCACTTCAATCCATCCAACCCCGCCACCCCCTCTCTAACTAAACTCACcccaaaaccccaaataaatccaaccccccaaacctcctgtcagaccccctccctcccgtcacatctcctcaccactccaaCCCCAGCTCCCCAAAAAACCAACCCATTGCACAATCCCCCAAACACCCCCATAAAACATcaccctccccacaccctcccccacTCACCAAAGTCTCACagcccccacaccctcccctgcCCTATTCCCCAATAACCCCACCTCTTAACCCTCCCACTCCTCACCATCCCCAACCActtccttcccctcacccccttcttcacccctgccctgtgccccctgccaCTTCACCACCCCTCTTCTGCTGCCCCCAACACCCATGTCCATTTACCCTACTGAGCAGCCCAAAGGCTCCCAGCTCCACCAACCCCCTTCTTCCGTCCTCAATTGCTCCACTCCCCTATGGCTCCCCCAGGAAcaagcccccctccaccccccgggcCCCTCACCCTTTTGGCCCTGGCAGCAGCATCCCATCTGCACTTTGGAGTGTTACTCAGGGCTGGGGACCCGCCAGTGTCCCTTCCCCCTTGTCTTCTTGGAGTGATCAGATggctacccccccccaccccaccccattcagAGTAACCCACCACATCAAGTCTTCAAGCCGCAAGCGCCAGGGGCTGGAgcggggcccagccctgcaggacaggagccgCTGCCTCAGGGTGCGAGGGGAGCTCACCCTCCGATCCCCCCACTCCTGAGGCCTCTCCTCCACCCCGGTCCGGGACAAAACCAGCGACCCATGCACACTGGGCAGCAGAGCCTGGCCgtttcctccctcccgcccccagtgTATTCACTGGCCACCGATGAGGGCTGAGGAGCCTGGAGCatatggggcgggggtggggggagggagagggcaggtGGGGAAAGACCCAGGCTGGGGCACTATACACTGTAGACCCACAGCCCTGCTCATCAGCCTGTTCTCCTCCAGGGGCTTGTTCGCTACGTTGGGTCAGTAGCTTCCGAGGCCTCGAAGTtgggctgactggtctgtaattcccagcACCTGTTCCCTTGCAGAGCCAGGGGCCGCGAAAGCCCTGGCCTCACCCCCCAGATCGAGCCAAAGCAGGGGCACTGGTGGGAGGTGGCTGAGGTCCCTTGGTGCTGCCCGTCcccaggggcaggagcagcacattcCATGCAGCCTTGGAATTGCCACAGCGCCAGGGCCTGGTTCTCCTGCAGctccctccagctggggagaGACAGGGCAGAGAAAGGAGCAGACCCCGTTACCCCAGTCACAGCTGGGGTCCAGCCCCAGAGAGcgccagcctggccctggggcagtgggggtgaGACCTAGAGCAGTTTGGTCCAATATGGAGGGTACTGCTGACAGGTGGctcatggggagggggagcagatgGGCTGTGGCTATGAAGAGTTCAGGGTGTTTTGGAAGGAGAGGGGTAGCCATGGgggggggttagggtgtgggtgGGACCCCAAGCTGTGGGGAATGGTGCAGGGgaaccctgggtttggcaggggAGCCCCCAGTCAGCAAAACGGCTGGGCGAGCCGGCTGCCCGGGGTCAGGCTGAGGATGGCCCTGCTGGCAGTGtcatgctccagcctggagagggacggctggctggggagggcacCGAGCGCAGCCTGTaatgggcagggtgggggtagcTCCCAGCATAGACAGCAGAGATgggaggcaggaaggggagagatcagtgccctggggagggggatacCCCGATCCCTCACTGCAAAACAGCACAGCCCCCCCTCACCACCAGCAACTGAGATGGAGGGGACAGCTCAGTGcacgggggcggggaggggtcccTGATACTCCCAACCGCAAAATAGCAACCCCATCCCCGCCATCTGCACGTCAGATGCTCTCAGCTTCCCTCCTCCTGAAAAAATCCCTCTTTCCAAACCTGCCCCACAAATACCCACCTATGCACACTCTCCATGCAGGCTTTGTCAGGAAGGCCAAGTAGACAGGGCTGTGTGTCCTGGGGCTGCACTGAAGGGCCATGGTCAGGAGGGAAATGGAAAGATGCAGTTTGCGGGGGGTTCGGACAACGCCCCTTCACATGCCCCCCATCTTCACCACTGCCAGTGGCCCAtctttgggctgcagcccacaaTTTGGGAGCCCTGCCCTAGGGTGAACTTCATCAGGCCCAgctgacttgaatatatctaGTTATTCTTTAGCCCATCCTTTCCCTGTTCGGGGTGGTGTGCCTGCCCCTGGCTGTTAGCGTTAATGGTGTTcagcatctggtcacaattaacttttATTAAAGTGAAGACTGAAGCCACACAGGCAGGAAGTGCTCAGAGATGCTGAGAGGATGTCAGCCTGACAGATCAACACATTGCTAGGAGCTGGATTATACCTTGTTATGGGTGGAGTTAGAATCTCAGTGACACGGCTGTGAGGATGCACTCCTCATTTAAGACAGCTGGAAGCAACAGGTAAGGGGGCCTCATGTAGAACAAGCCATGATGGCATgtgcccagaaactagcaccagGTGGGTAGAGGATGCCACCAAGTATCGTTCTGACCAGGTGCGTGTGTGAAAAAGACAAGATGGCCAGTGCAGCCAAGGGATGGAGACAGAGCAGGAAAGCCAACCAGAGCCTGTAAGCAGGGTGTGATCTTGGGAGGAGTATAAAGAGCTTTTGGGCCAGGTGCTGGCTAAAGGAGCTTGGAGCTGAAAGCAGGGAGGCTCTTCTCTGTTACTGCCACCCACTGtgtttggagaagcaggactCTGTGTGtgccttgtaaataaacaagacatcAAAGAAATTACCAGACTCTATTGCCAATGTCTGCTCCTcactggaacatccccagggccccaaactttgactagcctCTTGGGTTGATGAGGGACACCAATATCTTTATCTCGTGGTTTTGTTGCATGTCTAGCTAATCTGTCAGTGGTTTATCGGCAATTAATTACTGTTGCAATGTTTTCTCATGTAATAACCATATTTATTAAAAAGGCAGAGGCCAGGTTTTTGAACCCAAACTCACCACCCCTAATACATGCAAGATTCAGATGTAAAGTCCTGGCAGGGTCAGCTCTCAGAGTTTATTCCAGGGGATTTATTGTGAAGAAGCCAACAGGGAACAGGGTGAGCAGAATGGAGGCATTGCAGGGACTGCACTGATTAGGTGGGAGATGGAGCTCCGTGTCTGATCTAATATTGTCTCCTCTTCTCAGCGGCGCCGGCTCCCAGGGAGGATGGGCTCCTTCTGCCAGACCCAGCACACATCTGTTGGCTTAACCAGGATGAGGGAAGACTTGCACTCCCCGCTCTTACAGAACCCTGCCCAGTAGATGTAGCCTTTCGCATTGAGCAGGATGTTCTGACACTTGTCGTACCACCAGCCTCCGTAGCTACTTGCGCAATTCCCACTGGCCTGGTCCTGATCCTTGTCAGTTGTGCTGAACTTCATGTTGTCGTGTATGCCCCCCAGGCCGGAGTGGTAGGTGGTGAGATAGTCCTCGCCGTCCCCAGAGTACCTGCCCAGCCTCAGCGGGTACCCGCTGGGCTCATCCTCAACGCTGAAGATGTCGTACTCCGCGTAGCGGGTGTTGTTGGATTTGTCCTCCACGACAAAGCGGACCTTGTAGGTGTTCTGCCGCGTGAGCAGGGACAGGTACTCATTGCCCAGCCAGTAATCCTCCTGCACGTTCCCAAAGCCATACTTGTAGGTGCTCCAGGACTCCTTCCAGGTGATCTCTGTGTTGTAAGAATTTCTCTGGACAACGGTCCAGCCTTTGCCTTCGGTGTCCATGTCACACCACACCACCCGAGGGGGAGAGCCTGCCGGCTGGATGACATGGATCCCGCTGGGGCTGTCCCTGGGAATGTAGCTGCAGTCTCTGGGGAACCCTGCAATACCATATAAGGCAGGTTAAGGGAgccgggggagtggggagagagagagagagcatgctaGCTAGCTCGAGCAAATCAGTCAGGGGTAACTGGAGCCTGGGTTTTTAGAGGCAGGTCCTGTGTATTTCACAATTCCACAGAAACAGAATCTGCCCCGGCCATTCCTGGCCACAGAATCTGGCTTCAGATCTTACACTTTcattttaccaaaaaaataaataaaataaaaataatagtttctTGCTCTGCTGCTTTTGAAGAAACCTTGAAGAGATGAATCAAGTGGAAACCAAAGCTCTGTATCGTTCCTGAGTCTGTAATGCTGAAGAAATagtttggggagggtgggggagacacTGCCAGATCCATCTCAGCGAATGTTAATTATGAAACCCACAGGTGACAATTtaaatgggatttttcaaagagcctaagggagtttGACACCCGACTGCAGTTggaattcagtgggatttaggcacccaactccctgtgaCGCCTCTGAAAATTCCAGACAACATCCTATCGAGGGGCTTATCTTGGGGGGGGGAAATTGTCCTGAACTATCCTGGTAGAATGATAGCATTgtggttatactggtataactgcccctcccctccccagggtccTCCCTTGAGCCTGAGTCCCTCAGCTCCCATACCCACCAGACAATCCCCCTGTGTGCCCCACCAgctctggccccctcccccatagCTAAGCCTCCTTCCTGAGCCGAGCTGCTGAGcactgcagggggcaggggctcagtgcCACTTCGGGAGCTGGCTCAGCCCCCGGCCTGCCTGGGAAAGCCCCTGAGCAGCTCTCAGAGCCGATggaggtgtggggagaagggaatgaAAACCCCTAAGAGGGAGGAACTGGCGCTCAGCGCTGCCTGGACTCTAGGGGCAAGGCTTCTAGGCACGAGCAAGAGATTCCCAGCTGTGAGCCTGGGCTAGCCCTAAAGGACAGATAGAGCTTGCTTAGCACAGAAGTTGGTGAGATTTAAGTGTAGAACTCCCAGCCAATTTGGAGTGTGTGCCTGGTTCCCACACTCTGCCCTGTGGTTGGTACCAACGCTCTTCAGTCTCTGCCGGCGGCTTGGCAGCCTTTACTGGAGAAAGGGATAATGAAGCTGTGTAAAGCAAACAGCCAGTTGAGCAGCACCTTCCCCACCCCGCTGGCCCATCCCCAGGCGCTGGAGGCCTCCGAATGGGAGTACAGTAATGAGCTCACTAGGCCAGGCCGGCCTTGCTGACCCTTCGGAGAACTCGGTGTCTCTCTGGGCCCAGTGCTGGCAGAGGGGGTGGCTGGAAGGTGCATTCAGTGGATAAGTGCATATGGGGGTGACACTGGCATGGGGGAgaggtgcagaatcaggcccacgaTACCCTGATCTCGAATATGGCAGATGTTAGAAGCTCTCTGACGGGTTCTCTACTCACCCCTCTCGACCTTCCTGTGGGCCAGGGTCCCGTTGCCCTGCACGGGGGCTACAGAAAGGAGTGCCGTCATGGACAGGACAGACAGAAGCAGGAGAGAGCTGGACTGGAACCCTGCTGGGGACAGAAACCGCTGGACATGAGACCAGGAGAGAGTTTcacaagtgcctaaatcccactaCAAGTCACCGGGATTTAGACATTTAAGTGACTTAGCCactcttgaaaatgttacccagaGTTTTCAGAGGGCTCAAcaactgggccagattttcacaagagctcagctcccaggtACGCACTGCAGGAAATGATTGGATGTTCAAAGGGGCTCAGCCTCGGGGGTACTGGCCCAAGTCTCTGGAGACGGGGTGAAGCCCACCATTCACTTTGcccacacacacctctccccTGGCCCAGCCACTGTCTCCGTCTCTGCAGtaggcccaattagcacacagctgggacCCAGCTGAATGCTAAAAAACATTCAAAGATTGCGGCTCCGATTGCCTGGCTCCCGGGTCCCGGGCAGGGCCGGCTGGAGtgctccctgccagcagagcaggCGAAGCAGccccctgtggtggggaaagagctcagccagcagccagctgcctcCTCTCTCTCCACGCTGCAGGGATACACTCAGAGCACCACTGCAGGGGGagtgctgcctcctccctgctgggcgtCCGCGCCCGAGGCATCCGGAGCAATGGGGGGACATGCCCCCCACTAGCCTCTGAGGGGGATGAGCATAGTCCAGGCTGCAGTGCCCTGGGCTTCCTGCAGCAGACAGCACCCACCTGTCCGTCGCCGCTGGCCAGGACCCAGAGCTCACAGCCAGAGCAGGAGGCTGCCCTGGAAGTCACTGCATTACATTTGTACCATTATTTGTACGCAACAGCTGGTGCAAGGTGGAAATTTGTCCCATGGGCAGGTTCCCAACCAGGGTCTCCCATGGCTTTGGGGAATGGGatctcccctgcccctgactgtctGGGAGCTGGCATGGAGGGACACATGCCTGACAGGGCAGTCACAGCAGGGTGGGGAGCAGCCCTCTCCCCGTCCCGTGcactctctgctccagggctCCAGTGACCTCCGCAGCAGTGACCCTCGCTGGCCTGGAGAGGCCCCAGTGTTAAGCCCCATGTGTGGCTGAGTGCATGATCCTGGTGCCTGCTGCACTGAGCGAAGCTCGGAGCAACcccctctgtcccagctgcaCCCTGTCCACAGTCACTACCACCAGCCGGAGGGCAGGGCCCGCTCACCCACGCACAGAGAGAGCAGCTGGGCAGGCTCCAGCAGGTAAGAGGTGTCCAGGGCACAGAGCTGCTGTGGGCCCCACACCAGGCATGCTGCCCCCTGCACTGCAGCCCAGCAGCCCAGAGGGGGACACGCTGCTGACACTGCAGCTGTTCTGTGTGCCCAGCTCAGGCCAGGCTTAAAGTTGGCAGAGTCGCCGGGGGCCACCGTCCCAGCCAAAAAGAGTTAAAAATGGAGCCAACTCACTGAGGGGTGCACTGTAAGAGCCGCCCTACCAAGTGCATGGCCATTTATTTCAGCTGAGATTATCATAGAACCCCCCTCCCTGCATGTGCTTTTCCCAGGCCACTTTCAGCACTGAGCGCAGGGATTCACAATGATCTTGCAGGGATCAGCAGCCCAGAGTCATCCAGATTCTTGGAGAGAAACTGGTTGATTCACCCCGCAGGCCAAGTATACCTATCATGGGCCCATGTATTACATATTGTGTGGCcacagcccacataacacagagagctgcatatgcagcccccAATggcaaataggttgagaaccCTACAGCAGAGGCTTATGtgttaagctccagaggtcccaagtttcatcagggctgctgctggcccattACAGTTGCAAAATGGCAGTTTTTTTGTCGGGTGAGGCAGGGCAggtgcggggaggggtggggggtcaaACCAGAACAGGCTAAAGCCACACCGGAGTCTGGCACAGTGCTTTCTGTTAGTCACCATTGTATTCATGTGGTGTTGCAAAGTCAGAAAGTCCACAACTAACCCCACAAGTGACCAAACTAACCCCACACGTGACCGTGATACAAACGTGCAAATGAATTAGAGAACAAAGTGTAAACAACAAGCAGAAATACACTGTTCCAATGGAAACACTTTGCccagaaggaaaaggaggacttgtggcaccttagagactaacaaatttatttgagcatgaaataAACTTCAtgaaacttcatgaaaaaactcgtacagatacagacagacatcatcttcctttccaaatgcaaacagatggacatcataccagaaggactgaaggtaaaaaatctattacaatctacatatcacacagactatgctgacagcttgtatgctcaaataaatttgttagtctctaaggtgccacaagtactccttttctttttgcagatacagactaacacggctgctactctgaaacctgtcactttgccCAGACATGATCCACAGACAGATTTAATTGGAAACACCGTCTTTCTGGAGATGGAACCCAAATTCTTCAGACAATGTCACAGCCCAAGTGACACGCTGCTAGCAATCTCAGGCATCATTATGAGAAAGAAGAGAGATGCGTAACCCCATGGCAGGCAAAGGGTTAAAGCTTTAGTGGAGAAGGATTTCAGTGAGTCTGACAAGCCAGAATTACGTTTAGAATTGAAGTGAAATAACAATCTGGAGTCACTCATCCTTGAAAACACGCCTCACCTACTCCTGACGACCCAGAGGAGAGGGGACGCTACCAGCTAGCAGTCGTTAACACAGTGTAATAGTAGACGGGCAGTGCGGTgcggtgggaggggagggatgctGGTCTAAGACAGAGAGGGCCTGAGTTCTATCTGTGCCTTGGAAACCTCATTACTCTGCTcaaacctcagtttccccatttttaaaacatGGCTTATGTTAGTTCCTTTTTGTTCTAAAGTACTTTGGCCCCAATGCCCAAAGGTACCTGGGGCATGGAGAGAGAATGCCTGCCTAGGGTCCAGCAGAGTGCTGAGCAAGGGATCCCTGCCAGGCTCCTGGTACCCCATAACCCCAGGGGCACTCTTTACCAACCAGGAGGCACTGCCAGACTCCTAGCTAGCCAGGCTCATGCTGCAGCATGCACTTGCTGGGGGAAATGCTGCTCCGTTTCAAAAGAAAAGCAGCGTGTACTTCACTGTGCCCCGTCCCTTGTGCCTCGGCCAGCCAGGATCAGGAAAGCAGAGGATGCACCAGGACTCCCCTCCCCGTTGTGCACCTGCCCGGGCTCAGGGGCGGCACTGAGAGGAGTGCAGGCTGCCCCTTTCTGTGCGGTAGTTACTGCGTCTGTATGGGTACGTTCCTTCCTGTGCCCAGGCACTCAGGGCACATGGTGTCCCACAGGGGCAGGACAGAATGCCCTGCCCACTGCACCTCCCCCACGTACCCGCACCGCCTGGCCCTCTGGTGCCCGCCACCGGGCTCTGGCCCTATATCTCCAGGCTGCGTGAAATGCTGGGCATTTCAATAAAACTCACCCATCCCGAGGCTGCAGCTGAGCGGACGAGTTAGCAACCTGAAGCATCCCACTTCCACATCAGAaaccagagccagggctccatcCCTTTATGGAGAAAGAGCCACTCCACACCCCAGCTTATCTTGCTTTTTCAGCTGCTGGCCTCAAGCCTGGcctgtgggcagggagggagccccaACGGAACGTCTGCCCATTCTTTATTTACTGCAGATACCAGACTTCTTgggctccctccctccttcctgaggaCGCCAATGTTTCTGAAGTTGGGCAGGTGTGAGCCAGGGATTTAATTTATCAGCACGACTCTGCATCGGCCTTCCAGACAAAGGACGCACTAAATGGAGAGGATCAAACCAGAGGAAATGGCAGGAACGGGGGTTGTGCAGAACGTGATGGGGGTGTAACGCTTGTGCCAGGTGGTATTGGCAGCGACAAGGACTGGAGTCAGGATCTCGGGGCTCCTCTTAGCATTGCAAACCAGAACCAGCTGGACCACcccacccagaaatctgggaaacTGACCACCACGCCCCTAACAGGCAGCTCTTCCCGCATCGCAAGATCTGAGTCTGTGTCTAACACATGAGAACTTTTATTTAGAGGAGAAAGAAACGCAGCATGAATTGGCGAAATCACCACAAGAATGACTCAGCAGTCTGTGAACTGAGTGAAACGCCTGCCCTACAATACATTGGGCAGCagccccttgcctcagtttcccaccttgggGTGAGAGTCCAATGGACAAATGCCCCTTTGGCGCACCCCTTCCATTTTCCCTCTGCTGTCCCCACACCCGGTTTACTGGCCAAGCTCTGCAGAGTTCGAGAATCCAGGGAgtgttgtgggggaagggggggggttcGCCAGGGAAAGAAGGGGCAGGCCAGGGATGCCTCTGCCTCTGCTCAGCACCGCTGCTGTTCCATGCTCTGCGATGCCATGCTCTGAGGGGCCTCCAGCCCGGAGTGAGTCCAGCTCTTAGTGACTTCACTGGCTAGGGGGCTGCTGCACCCTGTACGCTGTCTTTCACCACCCACAGCACCAGCTCTATGGTGCCCACCGATGCCAGTTTCACAGTGTTTTCAGCTCTAGGGAGAAGAACCCAGGACTTCCAGCTCTGTCTTTAAGCCCTGGGTAGGTCCAATGTTTTGTAGGCGCCTTTCAGCAAACCCACACACCAGGTGGGaacccctctccccgcccccctcggACTTTCAGTTCCATTTGGTATCACTAACCCCCTGCTTTGCACGTGGGGTTACAGAGACTGAACacactccctcccctgcccccccacccccgcaattGTCCCTACAGGTCACAGCCAGGTGAGAAGATACCTGAGTGGGGTAGGCTGGAGCGAGACTGTGCTGTTGCTGCATCTGGACCACAGGGAAGAGGATCAAACTGGATTCGTTCAGTGACTGTCAAGGCAGTTGCTTTCTGTGTCCCAGCTCTCTGGCTGGGATGCAGGGGGCAGGAACTGGTGCATTGGAGGGAGCAGCTCCATGTCCATATAGTTCTGGAAAAAAGCACCCAGACGGTTCACCTGGATGCACGCCTCTCGACCTTGCAACCTGCCAGCACAGGGCACAATCCATTGAAAAGTGTGACAACGGACACGAGATGGGACACCTTTATTTCGTTGCATGTCGCACCAGTTTGCTTAGTGCGATGTGCTCCAGTCTGATCATTTGGGGACCAGGTTTTGGGGTGAAGGGGAGTTTGTGCCCTCAAGCAAACAACAAACGACTCTCCCGCGTGCAATTCATGCTGCCCCCTTCCCGCACACCCCGAATGCCAGCTGCAGCCTGCCCCATTAACTCTGGCTGCCCCAACAAACAAGTAAAGCAGCTTCCAATGGATTCTGGCTGATTGCCCTGGCTGATTGCAGTTGGCTGAGCAGGGGACACacgcctgctgctgctgctgggctcctGGGCCCTCCACGCCTGCCCCTTGGGGCATGGAGACagagccctgggccaggaggggcCAGGAGATGGGGGGTGAGCTGGGCGTGCTGGGCCGACCGCATgcacagcaggggcagcagcggcCGCCCTCGCGCTCTGATGGTGACTCGGGATTGTGGGGGCTTCTCACCTGTCCCATGGAAACATGGCCAAAGGCACCAACTCACCAATTGTCCCTTCATCAAAACGGCCGCCATCTCCCACTGCTGCCAGGGGGCTGAGGCCTGTGCGAGGGCCGCCACATGCCCATGCTCTGTCTGCACGAGGCAGGCAGGCTACCCTCCTGACGCTGGCTGCCACCTCACGCGGGGCTCGAGGAGGCTGAAGCTGAGCCCACAGGCAGCCTGGCTGACGCCATGGTTCAGGGGGCTGGACGGCGCATGGGGACTGGGAACTGGGAGGGGATGTGGCCGGGGGGAGACTGAGGGGTTGGCAGGTGATCATGTGGGACATGAGAGTGGCttagggagttgcaggggcatGTGGGGGCCGGCGGCAGGAGAATgtgggggaaggttgagggggcaGGGAGTATGGGGGGCCAAGGGCGGCTGAGGGCGGTACAGGGGATGGGAACAGGAAGGAGGCtaagaggggcaggagggaggctcaGGGAGATGTTGGAGGCTGGGGTTTGTGCACAGGGGACAGTGCTGGGGCTGGCAGATGGGGGGAATCATGGCagctcccccagctctgtgtgagagCCCCAGGGTCTGAGGGCACAGACCTCCCCTCATATCTGGCCCCATAGCAGAGAGGATCCCAGAGCAGGGGATGTGGGACCTCAGCAGAGGAGAGGgcagcaggaagcagaggagTGTTGCTGCTGGATGCAGAGAGTAACAGGCAGTGGCTGGCAGTTCCCCTGCCTTacggggaggagaggggaagtggAGTCTCCATCGGAGCAGCCAGCAGGAGCCGGGCATTCTAGGCTGACTTTTTACACCCATTGGCTGGGGAGTCAAAAGTCAAATGTGAAAACAtgctctgatttttttctttttagaagaaGGAGCCCACCAGTGTGACTGTTCCTTCTCCCCCCTCTGGTGAACACTGGGTCAGCCCCATGGCCAGGGCAGTCTGCAGCCTTGCTTCAGAGCTTAGTTTCTTCTTCAGCTGAGGACAAAGGAACCATGGAACAGCAACGGAGCGTCCCAGTCCTGTTCCCCACCTGTTCTGTGGGGTCTTCTGGCCTTTAGAG
The Eretmochelys imbricata isolate rEreImb1 chromosome 17, rEreImb1.hap1, whole genome shotgun sequence DNA segment above includes these coding regions:
- the LOC144276553 gene encoding fibrinogen-like protein 1-like protein isoform X2; its protein translation is MGFQSSSLLLLSVLSMTALLSVAPVQGNGTLAHRKVERGFPRDCSYIPRDSPSGIHVIQPAGSPPRVVWCDMDTEGKGWTVVQRNSYNTEITWKESWSTYKYGFGNVQEDYWLGNEYLSLLTRQNTYKVRFVVEDKSNNTRYAEYDIFSVEDEPSGYPLRLGRYSGDGEDYLTTYHSGLGGIHDNMKFSTTDKDQDQASGNCASSYGGWWYDKCQNILLNAKGYIYWAGFCKSGECKSSLILVKPTDVCWVWQKEPILPGSRRR
- the LOC144276553 gene encoding fibrinogen-like protein 1-like protein isoform X1, whose amino-acid sequence is MAGFQSSSLLLLSVLSMTALLSVAPVQGNGTLAHRKVERGFPRDCSYIPRDSPSGIHVIQPAGSPPRVVWCDMDTEGKGWTVVQRNSYNTEITWKESWSTYKYGFGNVQEDYWLGNEYLSLLTRQNTYKVRFVVEDKSNNTRYAEYDIFSVEDEPSGYPLRLGRYSGDGEDYLTTYHSGLGGIHDNMKFSTTDKDQDQASGNCASSYGGWWYDKCQNILLNAKGYIYWAGFCKSGECKSSLILVKPTDVCWVWQKEPILPGSRRR